The genome window gggaagcattgtaaagcacagagaggtctggtaaagcatagggaagcattgtaaagcacagagaggtctggtaaagcatagggaagcattgtaaagagcaTGAAAAACTAATTAAGAAGATATATGTATGGCTTATAATAGCTTTAATACCCAGTCATTGGCAATAAATAATCGACATTTAACTGTCATGatcaattacactgtgtaacaaatttttttttttttttgttcctggttagtaagtgttattttctaattgcttatgcctcaaaagtatagaaaatggctattattccccacaaactttgcttttgtgaccaggacagtgatattttgaaatttacctatttccaatgagaaaacgggcgaatttgtgtcttttcgttcacataaagtcagaaaaaaacaacatatgaatccaaattaacatgtatttatactaaagtaatacaaaaatgacaacaaaagatttagaagtgagtagtttttcgagatttacaattatactgtaaatcactttcacgaatcagcccccaaatgtagtctcccatcatgttctcgttatactgtccttggtagcggcgttcaaagtccagtatatcctggtggaagcactcgccttgctcctccgagtacgctgccatgttctccttgaatttatcaagatgagcatcaaggatatggactttgagggacatcctacagcccattgtgccgtagttcttcaccagagtctcaaccagctccacatagttttcggccttgtgattgcccaggaagccccgaaccactgcgacaaagctgttccaagccgctttctccttactagtgagcttcttggggaattcattgcactccaggatcttttttatctgtggtccgacgaagacaccggctttgacctttgcctcagacagcttagggaagaagtcttgaaggtacttgaaggctgccgactccttatctagcgctctgacaaattgtaaataggtaaaataggtaaatttcaaaatatcactgtcctggtcacaaaagcaaagtttgtggggaataatagccattttctatacttttgaggcataagcaattaggaaataacacttactacccaggaaattgtgttacatagtgttatatagcattctctctctctctctctctctctctctctctctctctctctctctctctctctctctctctctctctctctctctagaacCTTCATCTCGAACAGCAGTGAGTTGCTGGTCCAGTTTGTGTCTGACCTCAGTGTGACCAGCGATGGCTTCATGCTTACCTACAGCGCACACCCCAGGGGGTCCAAACCCACCACACCAGAGAGGGGGGTCCGACCGGCAGCCAAGCCCGCCCCCTGGCCCAAACCCACCAAGCCTGCGAAAccagtcaaaccaacaaaacCAGTCAAGCCCGCCCCCGTGCCCAAACCCACCAAGCCTGCGAAAccagtcaaaccaacaaaacCAGTCAAGCCCGCCCCCGGGCCCAAACCCACCAAGCCTGCGAAAccagtcaaaccaacaaaacCAGTCAAGCCCTCCCCCGGGCCCAAACCCACTAAGCCTGCGAAACCAGTCAAACCATCAAAACCACTCAAGCCCGCCCCCGGGCCCAAATCCACCAAGCCTGCGAAACCAGTTAAACCAACAAAACCAATCAAGCCTGCCCTCGGGCCCAAACCCACCAAGCCTGCGAAAccagtcaaaccaacaaaacCAGTCAAGCCCATTCCCAGACCGGGGGCCAGACCCACCCCCAAGCCAGGCAGCAGAGCCGGGACGAAGCCAGCAGTGAGACCCGGAGGCAGGAACAGCACCAGAACCAGTGAGTGGCAGCctgtgctctctctgtctcttctgctGCATTGTGTATGAATCAGTGTATGAAATGTGTCCtatagcaaaagcacagcaataaaggacagagaggtctggtaaagcacagggaagcattgtaaagcacagagaggtctggtaaagcatagggaagcattgtaaagcacagagaggtctggtaaagcatagggaagcattgttaagcacagagaggtatggtaaagcattttaaagcacagagaggtgtggtaaagcatagggatgcattgtaaagcaaagagaggtctggtaaagcatagggatgcattgtaaagcatagagaggtctggtaaagcatagggatgcattgttaagaacagagaggtatggtaaagcattgtaaagcacagagaggtctggtaaagcatagggatgcattgtaaaccaatagtataaccatgggaaaagcgcAGGAATGGTGCAAACATACAGTGGTAGATTTTTACAAGGGTTAAATCTGCCGTTTAAAAGACAAAGTGTTTCAGTGCTTTGAATGGTGTTCCGTGGTTTCTAATGGTTTCCCTGGTGTCCCCTCTCCCTGCCCCGCAGTCCCAGAGAGCGGGGAGCCCCTGTGTGAGCAGCGCTGTCGGAGGGGCGGGACCCTGCAGAGTCACTTCTGCAGCAGCGAGTTTGGTGAGTGCAGGAGAATAAGCAAGACGTGACACACACGCAGCCAGAGCCTGTATCGCTTACTTCTAATATAACCGTGTGTGATGTGGAGCCATGAGCACACATCCAGAACAGACAGGAGCCCATCCTGCGTGGGGCAGCCAGCCAGCCTGGATGTGATCAGCTGCTCTCTGTGGTGGGAACTGAACAGTTAACATCTTCAAGAGCCTTgcagtctgtactgtattgttacCCACATAGCGTGAGAAAGAAAACTGATAACGTAACATCACCTCTAACCCACACACTCCTCTCGTCTCTTCTCTCCTatcctctcccttctccctttctcctctctcccctcccctctcctctcctcccctctcctttcCCCGCTCCTCtgctctctcctttcctctcctctcccatgtctcctctcctcccctctccgccgccactctcctctcctcccctcctagGTCCGGTGGAGATTGAAAGGGCGTAGGAGACGAGAGAGGAGGGATGACGAAAGGAAAGTTTCTccccacctctctctcctctctctctctctctctcctctcctcctctctcctcccctctcctctgctctctcctctcccctctttcctcctcccctctcccctctctcctctctccacagtGATCACGGGTAAGGTAACGACGGCTGTGTCGGGCCCCGGGGACACGATGTTCGCCACAGTCTCTCTCATCAAGGCCTACAAGGCGGGCAGCCTGCGGCTCCAGCAAGCGGGCGAGACCACGAGCGTGAAGCTGGTCTCGAGCTGCAAGCTCTGCCCCCTCATCCGCCGAGGTGAGCTGCAGCGAGCACAGCACGCAGTGCCAAACCCTGCCACTAGAGGTCTTCCTCACTGCCTTcaatagaaacactaaaagaaacgcagtctattcaatggcaaacgtttctgAATTATCTGATTGAGATAATATTCCCTGACTAAccttctccttctccccctctatcgctctctccctccttctatcctctctttctctcccttctctctcccactccctcctccctctcccctggGGAAGGGAGAGAGTCTCGGGGAAGGGTAAAAGGGGAGGGAATGGGAAAGGGAAGGGTAAgggaaggggaaggggggggggagagagagggggtgaggggcCCTCCCTCTCTGGGAAAGGCTTctttccccccccctccccctctccctctcctctcccctctccccttctccctctctctcaggctCTAACTACATCCTGATGGGGCAGGTGGATGCGGAGGGGCGTGGCACTCTCTCTCCCAGCAGCTTCACTCTGCTCTACAAGACCCCCCACCAGAAGATCCTGACCAATCTCACAGCACGGCCCTGCTGACCTCACTCGGACCCGACCAATCAGAGCCACGCCCCGCCCACAGCGTTGGAAGGCTGAGAGGAGGACCAGCCGGGGACAGTCGGTTCTGACTCCTCCCATTTTCcttttagtcattttttttttttttttttaatcaaatattacaaatattaatgaattaaaatgcagtaatacATTAGTAAAGGCTACTATAAGCgatggccaaaaatgaaatatttccgctg of Polyodon spathula isolate WHYD16114869_AA chromosome 48, ASM1765450v1, whole genome shotgun sequence contains these proteins:
- the LOC121306526 gene encoding procollagen C-endopeptidase enhancer 2-like isoform X2, which translates into the protein MLSFRIFDLEADPQCRYDFLEVYNGHARTSQRLGRFCGTFRPGSIISTGNKMMVEMVSDSGTTGRGFIVAFSAGKPHVDEHHFCGGKLTKPQGSLQTPNWPESNYPAGISCSWHIVVPNNQVIEVSFDKFDVEPDSYCRYDYVAFFSGGELDNSKLIGKYCGDEAPETFISNSSELLVQFVSDLSVTSDGFMLTYSAHPRGSKPTTPERGVRPAAKPAPWPKPTKPAKPVKPTKPVKPAPVPKPTKPAKPVKPTKPVKPAPGPKPTKPAKPVKPTKPVKPSPGPKPTKPAKPVKPSKPLKPAPGPKSTKPAKPVKPTKPIKPALGPKPTKPAKPVKPTKPVKPIPRPGARPTPKPGSRAGTKPAVRPGGRNSTRTIPESGEPLCEQRCRRGGTLQSHFCSSEFVITGKVTTAVSGPGDTMFATVSLIKAYKAGSLRLQQAGETTSVKLVSSCKLCPLIRRGSNYILMGQVDAEGRGTLSPSSFTLLYKTPHQKILTNLTARPC
- the LOC121306526 gene encoding procollagen C-endopeptidase enhancer 2-like isoform X1; this encodes MKSSHVLLCSCVLIMLASLTGVSGQGETTPGRTNYTRPVFLCGGEHVAESGFIASEGFPSHYKPNSKCTWYITVPEGNVVMLSFRIFDLEADPQCRYDFLEVYNGHARTSQRLGRFCGTFRPGSIISTGNKMMVEMVSDSGTTGRGFIVAFSAGKPHVDEHHFCGGKLTKPQGSLQTPNWPESNYPAGISCSWHIVVPNNQVIEVSFDKFDVEPDSYCRYDYVAFFSGGELDNSKLIGKYCGDEAPETFISNSSELLVQFVSDLSVTSDGFMLTYSAHPRGSKPTTPERGVRPAAKPAPWPKPTKPAKPVKPTKPVKPAPVPKPTKPAKPVKPTKPVKPAPGPKPTKPAKPVKPTKPVKPSPGPKPTKPAKPVKPSKPLKPAPGPKSTKPAKPVKPTKPIKPALGPKPTKPAKPVKPTKPVKPIPRPGARPTPKPGSRAGTKPAVRPGGRNSTRTIPESGEPLCEQRCRRGGTLQSHFCSSEFVITGKVTTAVSGPGDTMFATVSLIKAYKAGSLRLQQAGETTSVKLVSSCKLCPLIRRGSNYILMGQVDAEGRGTLSPSSFTLLYKTPHQKILTNLTARPC